A genomic window from Cinclus cinclus chromosome 5, bCinCin1.1, whole genome shotgun sequence includes:
- the GABRA4 gene encoding gamma-aminobutyric acid receptor subunit alpha-4 isoform X2, with protein sequence MQRWFLPRSHLTGPPGQIKKEEKLWPENFTSILNSLLDGYDNRLRPGFGGPVTEVKTDIYVTSFGPVSDVEMEYTMDVFFRQTWVDKRLKYDGPIEILRLNNLMVSKVWTPDTFFRNGKKSVAHNMTAPNKLFRIMRNGTILYTMRLTISAECPMRLVDFPMDGHACPLKFGSYAYPKSEMIYTWTKGPEKSVEVPEESSSLVQYDLLGHTVSSETIKSITGEYIVMTVYFHLRRKMGYFMIQTYIPCIMTVILSQVSFWINKESVPARTVFGITTVLTMTTLSISARHSLPKVSYATAMDWFIAVCFAFVFSALIEFAAVNYFTNIQMEKAKRKTVKSLLEFPVAPVQRKRSTEETFTYFFVPLQSTDANSNVRKRTNATVQSEADGGNRIDTRHSSIQPSSVAQGSSDITPHSLSASSPNPFTRINASETLSSARATPPAPPSTPILTGFVSQHATAGSPSIQHLLGSRLEQIQTTTPNTLGASAKPSVVTPPPPPASHSGTSKIDKYARILFPVTFGAFNMVYWVVYLSKDTMEKSESLM encoded by the exons GTCCTGTTACTGAAGTCAAAACAGATATATATGTCACCAGTTTTGGACCTGTTTCTGATGTAGAAATG GAATATACAATGGATGTCTTCTTTCGTCAGACATGGGTAgataaaagattaaaatatgATGGCCCTATTGAAATTTTAAGACTTAACAACTTGATGGTTTCGAAGGTATGGACTCCTGATACTTTCTTCAGGAATGGGAAAAAGTCTGTTGCGCATAATATGACAGCCCCAAATAAACTCTTCAGAATAATGAGAAATGGCACCATCCTGTACACAATGAG GCTTACAATAAGTGCAGAGTGTCCCATGAGATTAGTGGATTTTCCCATGGATGGTCATGCTTGTCCTCTCAAATTTGGGAGTT ATGCTTATCCAAAGAGTGAAATGATTTATACCTGGACAAAAGGACCTGAGAAGTCAGTGGAAGTTCCTGAGGAGTCTTCCAGTTTAGTTCAGTATGACCTGCTTGGGCATACGGTATCCTCTGAAACTATAAAATCTATTACAG gtgaatATATTGTTATGACAGTTTATTTTCATCTCAGACGGAAAATGGGTTATTTTATGATTCAGACCTATATCCCATGCATTATGACCGTGATCCTCTCTCAAGTTTCATTTTGGATAAATAAGGAATCAGTTCCTGCTAGAACTGTATTtg GAATAACCACGGTGTTGACAATGACGACACTGAGCATCAGTGCAAGACATTCACTGCCAAAAGTATCCTATGCTACTGCCATGGACTGGTTCATAGCGGTTTGCTTTGCCTTTGTGTTCTCTGCTCTTATTGAGTTTGCTGCTGTCAACTATTTTACTAACATTCAAATGGAAAAAGCCAAAAGGAAGACGGTTAAGTCCCTTCTTGAATTTCCAGTTGCTCCagtacaaagaaaaagaagtacaGAAGAGACATTCACG TATTTTTTTGTACCTTTGCAGAGCACAGATGCCAATTCTAATGTGAGGAAAAGAACGAATGCCACGGTACAGTCTGAAGCTGATGGTGGGAACCGAATTGACACAAGgcacagctccatccagccttcctctgtAGCTCAGGGGTCTTCTGACATTACACCCCACTCCCTTTCTGCATCGAGTCCCAACCCTTTCACACGAATCAACGCATCGGAGACGTTATCTTCTGCAAGAGCTacccctccagctcctccctctACCCCAattttaactggatttgtatCCCAGCATGCCACAGCTGGATCCCCTTCCATTCAGCACTTGCTTGGATCTAGACTGGAGCAGATTCAGACCACCACACCTAATACATTAGGAGCATCTGCAAAGCCATCTGTTGTCACACCACCTCCTCCCCCTGCCTCCCACTCTGGCACGAGTAAGATAGACAAATATGCACGCATTTTATTTCCCGTTACCTTCGGAGCATTTAACATGGTCTACTGGGTGGTGTATCTATCCAAGGATACCATGGAAAAATCAGAAAGTTTAATGTAG